A genomic region of Trypanosoma brucei brucei TREU927 chromosome 3, complete sequence contains the following coding sequences:
- a CDS encoding expression site-associated gene (ESAG) protein, putative, translating into MRHETVFAVGMLVVVLSPSSQGDMAEYRWRTDMLDWDRIMETVDADEKHHNVGEFETLCKIYRITQAEAPQPSFKNREKEGEILKNLEEMVSEAEAAGGNKGSNNSSNSTTAYQEMKKLFEKAKKLKEQIEVNRTKALNASRSAEENMLRAVYGDAVDVARNENKTLEEAMRGNKSLLFNSVYNADASCGSYGDKLVGKTLINDFFCLCVGEAIEKKKEERQTRVYQMDTGSSSENIYSGYDCPCKDAIRRPKNGSWTMMAEYCPSNYNTCKPENIKYNHTEAWDVISKACVYKNIASNVKTLKSALAQFDALVEMEQDKYQVKGILGYVKTLNNENRTCTGHTAGFTCVSYNYTLENGGIPWYNHLTNATEQLQEMAKYAKESDSHLHELEEYQHEAEEIFLEVKLGGDAELWRSNRGQDDGEGGNAEVNNNGFNYIDITTDIFTLMILSLFCMS; encoded by the coding sequence ATGAGACACGAAACAGTGTTTGCCGTTGGGATGCTTGTGGTTGTTttatctccttcctctcaGGGTGATATGGCAGAATATCGATGGAGAACTGATATGCTTGACTGGGATAGGATTATGGAGACCGTCGATGCAGATGAAAAACATCACAACGTTGGTGAGTTCGAAACACTGTGCAAGATTTACCGAATCACGCAAGCAGAGGCCCCGCAACCCTCCTTTAAGAAtcgtgagaaggaaggagagatTCTGAAGAatttggaggaaatggtCAGTGAGGCAGAAGCTGCTGGTGGCAATAAGGGCTCGAACAATTCATCTAACAGCACGACAGCATATCAGGAGATGAAGAAACTATTTGAGAAGGCGAAAAAGCTTAAGGAGCAGATAGAGGTGAATAGGACAAAAGCCTTGAATGCAAGTCGCtctgctgaagaaaatatgcTGAGGGCTGTGTATGGCGACGCTGTGGATGTGGCAAGAAATGAGAATAAAACTCTGGAGGAAGCcatgaggggaaacaaatcaCTGTTGTTCAATAGTGTCTACAATGCGGACGCAAGCTGTGGTTCTTACGGAGACAAGCTAGTTGGAAAGACACTAATTAATGACTTCTTTTGCCTATGTGTGGGAGAGGctatagaaaaaaagaaggaagagcgaCAGACACGCGTATACCAAATGGATACTGGCTCAAGTAGTGAAAACATATACAGTGGATATGACTGTCCTTGTAAGGATGCAATAAGGAGACCTAAAAATGGTAGTTGGACTATGATGGCTGAGTATTGTCCGAGCAACTATAATACCTGCAAGcctgaaaatataaaatacaACCATACTGAGGCATGGGATGTGATTAGTAAAGCTTGCGTGTACAAGAATATTGCATCTAATGTGAAAACCTTAAAGAGTGCGCTAGCTCAGTTCGATGCGTTAGTGGAAATGGAACAGGATAAGTATCAGGTGAAGGGTATTCTTGGTTATGTGAAAACATTAAACAACGAGAATCGCACCTGCACGGGTCATACTGCTGGATTCACATGTGTCAGCTACAACTACACACTTGAAAATGGTGGGATCCCTTGGTACAACCATCTTACTAACGCCACCGAGCAACTACAAGAAATGGCAAAGTATGCCAAAGAGTCTGACAGTCATCTTCACGAATTGGAAGAATACCAACAtgaggcagaggaaataTTTCTTGAGGTGAAGCTAGGTGGTGATGCTGAGCTATGGCGAAGTAACCGAGGTCAGGATGATGGTGAAGGTGGCAATGCTGAAGTAAATAATAATGGATTCAACTATATAGATATAACAACTGATATTTTTACATTAATGATTctatcccttttttgtatgtCTTAG
- a CDS encoding expression site-associated gene (ESAG) protein, putative — MKIKIVGLVVFFFVTFGVAEESYCTSIDDDKGTNLNQSVCYLKCLSDALNKLYTDGERKLFLNEEVYANASRMLDDMEGKTGESVIYLSVISSVMVEENDKLENLISYGNAMGDLVAKAGGLFAEVNESVRAVRNAIPGALITSNKYYTAIAEIARTVWDDVKAVSNDEGPECKKGALKGVRGFPVVCVDQTCPLLTGVNEITLQKYRGGCLQIDVLTGSGSVSKCLNLPRDNLYKGGAVKNSTGLINWRENGPAFFQLQIYVEEIFDPLIEPFTSGKAPPELLDMMANITLLQSYFNDIHRNFTSLQFSTNNIDNMKSTNFTI, encoded by the coding sequence ATGAAAATTAAGATTGTAGGAttggttgtttttttttttgtgaccttTGGAGTGGCAGAAGAAAGTTATTGCACATCAATAGATGATGACAAGGGCACAAACTTAAACCAATCCGTATGTTACCTCAAATGTCTTTCAGATGCCTTAAACAAACTATATACAGATGGCGAGAGGAAGCTTTTTTTGAATGAGGAGGTATACGCAAATGCGTCTCGTATGCTGGATGAcatggaagggaaaacaggCGAAAGtgttatatatttgagtGTTATTAGCAGTGTAATGGTAGAGGAAAATGATAAATTGGAAAACCTTATATCTTATGGAAATGCAATGGGAGATCTTGTTGCTAAGGCAGGTGGATTATTTGCTGAGGTTAATGAAAGCGTGAGGGCAGTGAGGAATGCAATACCTGGTGCCCTCATAACATCAAATAAATATTACACAGCTATTGCTGAGATCGCAAGAACTGTGTGGGATGACGTTAAAGCCGTGAGCAATGATGAAGGACCCGAGTGCAAGAAAGGAGCGCTGAAAGGTGTCAGGGGGTTCCCAGTCGTATGTGTTGATCAGACATGTCCTTTATTAACCGGTGTGAACGAGATCACTCTCCAAAAATACAGGGGAGGTTGCCTTCAAATTGATGTTTTAACTGGATCTGGATCTGTGAGCAAATGCTTGAACTTACCGCGTGACAACTTATATAAGGGTGGTGCGGTGAAGAATTCAACTGGCTTAATAAACTGGCGTGAGAACGGCCCCGCTTTTTTTCAGCTCCAAATTTACGTGGAGGAGATATTTGACCCTCTTATCGAACCTTTTACTTCTGGCAAAGCACCTCCTGAACTCCTGGATATGATGGCCAATATCACTTTACTGCAGAGCTACTTCAACGATATCCATAGGAATTTCACTTCGCTGCAGTTCAGCACGAATAACATTGATAATATGAAGAGTACTAATTTTACCATCTGA
- a CDS encoding variant surface glycoprotein (VSG)-related, putative (VSG-related: pers. comm. Dave Barry (University of Glasgow, UK)), translated as MKYLIGLNFHPLKVSLPLSLEISLLSVSFFLLMLRKAMWKILVTMLCVVWKAAGLSVPAAEIENTLNQREFDVLCSFLNLTLRIHEWVEKERLTAEVANDFDSSAMKVLYGSDSDGSLNWTGKEKREADCGYTSIFGGGFGGKALALDLLCLCRPSGNGDHQKNLCYEANAWYDPAESWGNKDRAEESWGKIKQKCTEQINIESIGFESLTTTVQNLRKKLNEMTEKTTERETKRFGHGREPITKSCGGSGSANNAPCVFYKMEGGGANQVKIEWLTQLEDLVKRLKTPKKENAQKVNKMPPQEQREPPIPTRGSPPRQSPPEIKVQPEEDPSPEQRPKQSPSTATDGNTPMAPNTSAATQSTTDPDLVPLGETRTNHSLQPSHQPLRPKNVAQAISPLVVFLLFLL; from the coding sequence ATGAAATACCTAATAGGGTTAAACTTTCACCCTTTAAAAGTGTCCCTGCCCCTCTCATTGGAGATTTCTCTACTatctgtttcattttttttattgatgCTTAGGAAGGCGATGTGGAAAATATTAGTGACTATGCTGTGCGTGGTTTGGAAGGCGGCAGGGTTGAGCGTGCCGGCCGCAGAGATAGAAAATACGTTGAACCAAAGGGAGTTTGACGTGCTCTGCAGTTTCTTAAATTTGACACTGAGAATACACGAGTGGGTGGAGAAAGAGAGACTCACAGCCGAGGTCGCAAACGACTTCGACAGTTCCGCGATGAAAGTCTTGTACGGTAGTGACAGCGATGGCTCCCTTAATTGGactggaaaagaaaaacgagaAGCTGACTGTGGCTACACCAGCATATTCGGAGGCGGATTTGGAGGCAAAGCGTTAGCGCTGGACCTTCTGTGTCTTTGCAGACCCAGCGGAAACGGTGACCACCAAAAAAATCTGTGCTACGAAGCCAATGCGTGGTATGATCCTGCCGAAAGTTGGGGAAACAAGGACAGAGCCGAAGAAAGTTGGGGGAAAATCAAGCAAAAGTGCACCGAGCAAATTAATATAGAAAGCATCGGTTTTGAATCATTAACCACAACCGTCCAAAATCTTAGGAAAAAACTGAATGAAATGACcgagaaaacaacagagagGGAAACTAAGCGCTTCGGACACGGGCGGGAGCCGATCACCAAATCTTGTGGAGGGTCTGGCAGTGCAAATAACGCCCCATGTGTTTTCTATAAAATGGAAGGCGGAGGAGCAAATCAAGTCAAAATTGAGTGGTTGACACAACTAGAAGACCTTGTCAAAAGGTTGAAAACccctaaaaaggaaaatgcacAAAAAGTCAACAAAATGCCACCGCAGGAGCAGAGGGAACCGCCTATTCCAACAAGAGGCTCACCACCCCGTCAGTCACCCCCGGAAATAAAGGTACAACCAGAGGAGGATCCATCTCCCGAGCAACGTCCCAAGCAATCTCCCTCAACGGCAACTGATGGCAATACACCAATGGCACCCAACACAAGTGCAGCTACACAAAGCACCACCGACCCTGACTTGGTTCCTCTTGGTGAAACAAGAACCAATCACTCACTCCAACCCTCACACCAGCCACTTCGGCCGAAAAATGTCGCTCAGGCTATTTCACCGTTGGTGGTGTTTTTGCTCTTTCTGCTGTGA